The following are encoded together in the Capsulimonas corticalis genome:
- the accD gene encoding acetyl-CoA carboxylase, carboxyltransferase subunit beta: MPSNGWFGRRSQFTQARASHGAAAIPDGVATKCVKCGEIIFTSDFEKNLKVCTHCGFHHKLSADERIRFTVDEGSFAPLHENLRSVDPLRFPEYQSKLDKGIKATGMHDGVRVGVAAVQGVPIVLAVADFSFMAASMGSVAGEKIVRALEEGAARRAPVVIFTASGGARMQEGLLSLMQMAKTSAAAARLAAANIPYVVVMTDATMAGVLASYASLGDITLAEPGALIGFAGARVSAQASTAKPPADYQTAEWQMAHGQIDQIVARKDLPDTLASLLQMLGFAPETTLDDLASAALVDADEEIAAIG, translated from the coding sequence ATGCCATCAAACGGCTGGTTTGGGAGAAGGTCTCAGTTTACGCAGGCGCGCGCGTCGCATGGCGCGGCGGCGATTCCTGATGGAGTCGCCACGAAATGCGTGAAGTGCGGCGAGATCATCTTCACTTCTGATTTCGAGAAAAATCTGAAGGTCTGCACCCACTGCGGTTTCCACCACAAACTCTCCGCCGACGAGCGAATCCGATTTACCGTGGACGAAGGCAGCTTCGCGCCGCTCCACGAAAACCTGCGCTCGGTTGACCCACTGCGCTTCCCGGAGTATCAGTCCAAACTGGATAAAGGGATCAAAGCGACGGGCATGCACGACGGCGTCCGTGTCGGCGTGGCCGCCGTGCAGGGCGTGCCGATCGTACTGGCCGTCGCGGACTTTAGTTTTATGGCCGCCTCCATGGGTTCGGTCGCGGGCGAGAAGATCGTGCGCGCCCTGGAAGAAGGCGCCGCGCGCCGCGCGCCGGTCGTGATCTTCACGGCGTCGGGCGGCGCCCGCATGCAGGAAGGTCTGCTGTCGCTGATGCAGATGGCGAAGACCTCGGCGGCGGCCGCGCGCCTGGCCGCCGCGAATATTCCCTATGTCGTTGTCATGACCGACGCCACCATGGCCGGCGTCCTGGCGTCCTATGCGTCGCTTGGCGACATCACTTTGGCGGAGCCCGGCGCCTTGATCGGTTTCGCCGGCGCCCGCGTCTCGGCCCAGGCGTCCACGGCGAAGCCGCCCGCCGATTACCAGACGGCCGAATGGCAGATGGCCCACGGGCAGATCGATCAGATCGTCGCGCGCAAAGACCTGCCCGACACCCTGGCGTCGCTACTGCAAATGCTCGGCTTCGCGCCGGAGACGACGCTGGACGATCTGGCGTCCGCCGCTCTCGTGGACGCCGATGAGGAGATCGCCGCAATTGGCTAG
- a CDS encoding acetyl-CoA carboxylase carboxyltransferase subunit alpha, with protein MASLNVIEFEKSIAELDENLSKLRRIVMDQKHPQNTVDLPDQLANLEQHRTAIIRAWFSNLTPWDQVLLARHEKRPYTLDYIGHMFSGFQELHGDRLYGDDGAIVAGFAKLGDTPVAIVGHQKGRDIKQRQHRNFGYARPEGYRKAGRIMKLAAKFGVPIVTLIDTPGAAADVSADERGISEAIARNMFDMATLPTPIVSVVIGEGGSGGALGIAVADRVLMLEHSVYSVIAPEGCAAILWRDPEKKADAAKALNLTAQRAKELGVVDGVIPEPLGGAHRDWEAAAENLKAALIENLALLKDLSGDELVERRYQRFRAIGQFEEIKPIDMDGDVSEDDAA; from the coding sequence TTGGCTAGTTTGAACGTTATCGAATTCGAAAAATCCATCGCGGAGCTGGACGAGAACCTGTCCAAGCTTCGGCGCATCGTGATGGATCAGAAGCATCCGCAGAACACGGTGGATCTGCCCGATCAGCTCGCGAATCTGGAGCAGCATCGCACGGCCATTATCCGGGCCTGGTTTTCGAACCTGACGCCCTGGGACCAGGTCCTGCTGGCCCGCCACGAGAAGCGCCCTTACACGCTCGATTATATCGGCCATATGTTCTCGGGATTCCAGGAGCTGCACGGCGACCGTTTGTACGGCGATGACGGCGCCATCGTCGCCGGCTTCGCGAAGCTGGGCGACACGCCCGTCGCGATTGTCGGACATCAGAAGGGCCGCGACATCAAGCAGCGCCAGCATCGCAACTTTGGCTACGCGCGTCCTGAAGGCTACCGCAAGGCCGGACGTATTATGAAGCTGGCGGCGAAGTTCGGCGTCCCGATCGTCACCCTGATCGACACGCCCGGCGCCGCCGCCGACGTTTCGGCGGACGAACGCGGGATTTCCGAGGCCATCGCGCGCAATATGTTCGATATGGCGACCTTGCCGACGCCGATTGTCTCCGTGGTGATCGGCGAAGGCGGCAGCGGCGGCGCGCTCGGCATCGCGGTCGCCGACCGCGTTCTGATGCTGGAGCACAGCGTTTACTCCGTCATCGCCCCCGAAGGCTGCGCCGCCATTCTGTGGCGCGATCCTGAGAAGAAGGCCGACGCCGCGAAGGCGCTCAACCTGACCGCCCAGCGCGCCAAGGAACTGGGCGTGGTGGACGGCGTCATTCCGGAGCCCCTCGGCGGCGCGCACCGCGACTGGGAAGCCGCCGCCGAGAACTTAAAGGCCGCTCTGATCGAAAATCTGGCGCTCCTCAAGGATCTCTCCGGAGACGAACTGGTCGAGCGCCGCTACCAGCGCTTCCGCGCCATCGGCCAGTTTGAAGAGATCAAACCGATCGACATGGACGGCGATGTGTCCGAAGACGACGCGGCTTAA
- the hisS gene encoding histidine--tRNA ligase — protein MGKYDRAPYTHDLYPGANDWHEDSVRANVLEEIFRNLCRIYGYGEVRTPVFEETELFTRTIGEGTDIVSKEMYTFTDRGGRSMTLRPEGTAPTIRAYLDSTLPSRGGVAKMFYIASIFRYERGQKGRYRQHQQFGVEALGADDPALDAEVVQIALSFFRTIGMRNLTLKLNSVGSTESRAAYLAALKAYVEPFLSEFSDEGKARFERNPLRMLDTKSERELKILANAPHLSEYLSPEEKEHFEAVCGYLNAASVEYVLDPYLVRGFDYYTKTAFEIQSPDLGAQNAVGGGGRYNKLVEEIGGKPTPGIGFGLGTERALLALQALGVEMPLPPGPTAFFVTLGDAGRTAAVKLLSDLRNAGVAADIDYTGRTMKTQMRAATLVNAQYALILGDDEVASQTVQVKDLAAREQRAVAFSDLVAELSSSAPGTP, from the coding sequence ATGGGAAAATACGACCGCGCCCCTTATACGCATGACCTGTATCCCGGGGCCAATGACTGGCACGAAGACAGTGTCCGCGCCAATGTCCTGGAAGAGATCTTTCGCAATCTGTGCCGCATTTACGGTTACGGCGAGGTGAGAACGCCCGTTTTCGAGGAAACGGAGCTGTTCACGCGCACGATCGGCGAAGGGACGGATATCGTCTCCAAGGAGATGTATACCTTTACGGATCGCGGCGGCCGCTCCATGACCCTGCGGCCCGAGGGAACGGCGCCGACGATTCGCGCCTATCTGGACAGCACGCTCCCCAGCCGGGGCGGCGTCGCTAAGATGTTCTATATCGCTTCGATCTTTCGTTACGAGCGGGGACAAAAGGGACGGTATCGGCAGCATCAGCAGTTCGGTGTCGAAGCGCTCGGCGCGGACGACCCCGCGCTGGACGCCGAAGTCGTGCAGATCGCCCTGTCGTTCTTTCGCACGATCGGCATGCGAAATCTGACGCTCAAGCTTAACTCCGTCGGCTCCACGGAATCGCGGGCCGCGTATCTGGCCGCGCTGAAAGCGTATGTCGAGCCGTTCTTAAGTGAGTTCAGCGACGAGGGCAAGGCGCGCTTCGAGCGCAACCCGCTGCGCATGCTGGACACCAAGAGCGAGCGCGAGCTGAAGATCCTGGCGAATGCGCCGCATCTCTCCGAGTACCTGTCTCCGGAAGAGAAAGAGCACTTCGAAGCCGTCTGCGGTTATCTCAATGCGGCCAGCGTCGAGTATGTGCTGGATCCATATCTGGTGCGCGGATTCGATTACTACACCAAGACGGCGTTTGAGATCCAGTCCCCCGATTTGGGCGCGCAGAACGCGGTTGGCGGCGGCGGACGCTATAACAAATTGGTCGAAGAGATCGGCGGCAAGCCGACGCCGGGGATCGGCTTTGGTCTCGGCACGGAGCGCGCCTTGCTCGCGCTTCAGGCGCTGGGCGTGGAAATGCCGCTGCCGCCGGGGCCGACGGCTTTCTTCGTGACGCTGGGCGACGCCGGGCGCACGGCGGCGGTCAAGCTGCTGAGCGATCTGCGCAATGCGGGCGTCGCGGCCGATATCGACTACACGGGGCGCACGATGAAGACGCAGATGCGCGCCGCGACGCTGGTCAACGCCCAATACGCCTTGATCTTGGGCGACGACGAAGTGGCGTCCCAGACCGTTCAGGTCAAGGACCTCGCCGCGCGCGAGCAGCGCGCCGTGGCGTTTTCCGATCTTGTCGCCGAACTCAGCAGCTCGGCGCCGGGGACCCCATGA
- a CDS encoding DUF4149 domain-containing protein: MNFWLSVAARWVQGVALSLWLGGVIAIGALAAPAAFHVTRAHAALAGNLALQNDIAGAIIGQAFRNFNVLCIVCGVLLLLSGMAVARLRPSPRVRRLTVISSVVTLILLGLTVYLQYALFPVIDAAKLQQHWPLFDRLHHLYVGITNAQLPLLLVVAWVISLRDTASTSPVSTLSSN, encoded by the coding sequence ATGAACTTCTGGCTCTCGGTCGCCGCGCGCTGGGTCCAGGGCGTCGCGCTCAGTCTCTGGCTGGGCGGGGTGATCGCGATCGGCGCGCTGGCCGCGCCAGCGGCGTTTCATGTGACGCGCGCTCATGCGGCGCTCGCGGGCAATTTGGCGCTGCAAAACGATATCGCCGGGGCGATCATCGGCCAAGCGTTCCGTAACTTCAATGTGCTCTGCATCGTCTGCGGCGTTCTTTTGCTGCTGTCCGGAATGGCCGTGGCGCGTCTGCGGCCCAGTCCGCGCGTTCGCCGGCTCACGGTAATTTCCTCAGTCGTCACGCTCATTTTGCTGGGGCTGACGGTATACTTACAGTATGCTCTCTTCCCGGTGATCGACGCAGCGAAATTACAGCAGCACTGGCCTCTTTTTGATCGTCTCCACCACCTCTACGTGGGAATCACAAACGCGCAGCTGCCTCTTCTCCTCGTGGTCGCCTGGGTTATCTCTCTGCGAGATACGGCAAGCACTTCGCCGGTCTCCACTCTTTCTTCCAACTAA
- a CDS encoding DUF3857 domain-containing protein — protein MISIPASRRHRTLALAGALALLSISAGHSAFAETRNATAWERLWKNDDAGAKRTFKSALATNPKDADALRGLGWIACNADDKQGALQLWSRSIALAPGDWTTEGLWHCVTTLDDRSSRHEYAEAAARAILASPKASPSLKESALVIVADADEQRGAGAKGDAERSSLQYIRNWNIAGPFENVSHSGFDKPFAPEQELDFQKSMTGRDGMNLNWRRLALISREGTCEVSVSIGDNLEDILYAVTAIQSASDQEATLSFERSGAAKLFCNGKPVFSSDAYVDSRNIDDPALIPVHLRKGWNTLLVKLADDPSVAANYRLRVLGANGAPLPLGGGASVDPAHASGAVDGAAAEPGALPVALVAAMQPHLDSVEGALLLSDALETMHDYRQAETVVRKAIEAHPDCGALHWQLSQTLSDDSRTDDARAERETARGLNGHLALAELNAVMIDHSEDPATDQIAQTKALRGRFPASSDITWWLAGVYEDAKLSADAFKTAKEEIALSGGSADVLRLVGMYRDADRNTDAAALLKPALAKDPANVALLDKWAEILGQRDDSAPAIAAYRRLITLDPGTAGHDADLAALYTGQGDGARAVETLKTALLKQPQDADLYSQLGDALQEAHQAKPALAAYQQAIMLDPSQVSLRAKMDALSGRKPVIDLAPALPSPSLKNLPADSASVTMLLDEGREVVYPDYATVTRYHQVVRVNDEAGAAAFRSYPLNRTTGSATLTVEQARVTKADGKIENASNDEDGASANFPSLVAGDTIDVTYRVEDYQKGGLAHQFWGEWYFNDFDQHVKTSRFALITPKDMKFQVQAHGSVPQASDRTMGGWRVQEWRASDEAPLKLEKGGGAMNDSAVWLDFSSIPDWASIVRWYQDLSKPRTQPDDAIRTRAAILTKDAHTDSEKIKAIEAYVAKDIQYQSSPFRMSAFVPTEGKQVIREHYGDCKDKAALLTAMLASVGVKSEMVLLSPRNYGVTPYLPSPRFAHAIALVQTPDGPRYIDATADKMGYGDLPYGDQDVPALLIDDKASDLTKIPALPIDDNGMNVVYTGKLASNGDLDGALALTATGNWGWVLRSAFQSVTRDKQDDLLRSVATSLFKTLTYKSGSVEKLDDPNAPLVMRIAYHADHYASVAGNFLLAPLPWGAGGTPQHPDDLMSNGERKQDLEMGLSRGSYHSTVSLELPAGYAVQDLQPLVEQKSDWGNYRANYRVDGNTLYADQLSTVTSYRIAAADVPKLVEYLKTTNSDSSKQFVLKKP, from the coding sequence ATGATTTCCATCCCTGCGTCACGCCGTCACCGCACGCTTGCCCTCGCCGGCGCGCTCGCCTTACTTTCCATCTCCGCCGGTCATTCTGCTTTTGCCGAAACGCGTAACGCCACGGCGTGGGAGCGTCTGTGGAAAAACGATGACGCCGGCGCCAAACGGACCTTCAAATCCGCCCTCGCGACAAACCCCAAGGACGCGGACGCTCTGCGCGGCCTCGGCTGGATCGCCTGCAACGCCGACGACAAGCAAGGCGCGCTCCAGCTCTGGAGCCGAAGCATCGCGCTGGCGCCGGGCGATTGGACGACGGAGGGACTCTGGCATTGCGTGACGACGCTGGACGATCGATCCTCGCGCCACGAGTACGCGGAGGCCGCCGCGCGCGCCATTCTCGCGAGCCCCAAGGCGTCGCCGTCGCTGAAGGAGTCCGCGCTGGTAATTGTCGCCGACGCCGATGAGCAGCGCGGCGCCGGGGCGAAGGGGGACGCGGAGCGTTCGTCACTGCAATACATTCGGAATTGGAATATCGCCGGCCCGTTCGAGAACGTTTCCCACTCGGGGTTCGATAAGCCGTTCGCGCCGGAGCAAGAGTTGGATTTTCAGAAATCCATGACCGGGCGCGACGGCATGAACCTGAACTGGCGCCGCCTGGCGCTGATCTCTCGCGAAGGAACCTGCGAGGTAAGCGTGAGTATCGGCGATAACCTGGAGGATATCCTTTACGCCGTGACCGCGATCCAATCGGCGTCGGACCAGGAAGCGACGCTGTCCTTTGAGCGAAGCGGAGCGGCGAAGCTCTTTTGCAATGGAAAACCCGTGTTCTCCAGCGACGCCTATGTGGACTCTCGAAATATCGACGATCCTGCCCTGATCCCCGTCCACTTGCGCAAAGGGTGGAATACGCTTCTGGTCAAGCTCGCGGATGATCCGAGTGTCGCCGCGAACTACCGTCTTCGCGTCCTGGGGGCGAATGGGGCTCCCCTGCCGCTGGGCGGCGGCGCGTCCGTGGATCCCGCGCACGCGAGCGGCGCCGTCGACGGGGCGGCCGCCGAGCCGGGCGCGCTGCCGGTCGCTCTCGTCGCGGCCATGCAGCCGCATCTGGACAGTGTCGAGGGGGCGCTGCTTCTGAGTGACGCCCTGGAAACGATGCATGATTACCGGCAGGCCGAGACGGTGGTGCGCAAAGCGATCGAGGCGCATCCAGACTGCGGCGCCCTGCACTGGCAGCTGAGCCAGACGCTCAGTGACGACAGCCGCACCGACGACGCCCGCGCCGAGCGTGAAACGGCGCGAGGCTTGAACGGTCATCTTGCGCTCGCCGAGCTCAACGCCGTGATGATCGATCACTCGGAAGATCCCGCCACGGATCAGATCGCGCAGACGAAGGCGCTGCGCGGCCGATTCCCGGCGAGCTCGGATATCACCTGGTGGCTGGCCGGCGTTTATGAGGATGCGAAGCTGAGCGCGGACGCCTTTAAAACCGCGAAGGAAGAGATCGCCCTGTCCGGGGGATCCGCGGATGTCCTGCGACTGGTAGGGATGTACCGTGACGCCGACCGCAATACGGACGCCGCCGCGTTGCTGAAACCCGCGCTGGCGAAGGATCCCGCCAATGTGGCGCTGCTGGACAAATGGGCGGAGATCTTAGGGCAGCGCGACGACTCCGCGCCGGCGATCGCCGCATATCGCCGCTTGATTACGCTCGATCCCGGAACCGCCGGGCACGATGCGGATCTGGCGGCGCTTTACACCGGGCAGGGCGACGGGGCGCGCGCCGTCGAGACGCTGAAAACCGCGCTGCTCAAGCAGCCACAGGACGCCGATCTCTATTCTCAGCTCGGCGACGCGCTTCAGGAGGCGCATCAGGCGAAACCGGCGCTGGCGGCTTACCAGCAGGCGATCATGCTGGATCCGTCGCAGGTCTCGCTGCGCGCCAAAATGGACGCCCTGTCGGGGCGCAAGCCGGTGATCGATCTCGCGCCCGCGCTGCCGTCGCCGTCGCTGAAAAACCTTCCCGCCGATTCCGCCTCCGTTACCATGCTGCTGGACGAAGGCCGTGAGGTTGTCTACCCCGACTACGCCACGGTCACGCGCTATCACCAAGTCGTCCGTGTGAACGACGAAGCCGGCGCGGCGGCGTTCCGATCTTATCCGTTGAATCGGACGACCGGATCGGCGACACTGACAGTCGAGCAGGCGCGCGTCACCAAAGCGGACGGCAAAATCGAGAACGCCAGCAACGATGAAGACGGAGCGTCGGCGAATTTCCCGTCGCTGGTCGCTGGCGACACGATCGACGTCACTTATCGTGTCGAGGATTACCAGAAGGGCGGTCTCGCGCACCAGTTCTGGGGCGAATGGTATTTCAACGATTTCGATCAGCACGTTAAGACGTCGCGTTTTGCGCTGATCACTCCCAAGGACATGAAGTTCCAGGTGCAGGCGCACGGCTCCGTTCCGCAGGCGTCGGACCGCACCATGGGCGGCTGGCGGGTTCAGGAGTGGCGCGCCTCGGATGAGGCGCCGCTGAAGCTCGAAAAGGGCGGCGGCGCCATGAACGATTCCGCCGTTTGGCTGGACTTCTCCTCGATCCCGGACTGGGCCTCCATCGTACGCTGGTATCAGGACCTGTCGAAACCGCGCACGCAGCCGGACGACGCCATTCGCACGCGGGCGGCGATCCTGACGAAGGATGCGCACACGGATTCCGAGAAGATCAAGGCGATCGAGGCGTATGTCGCCAAGGATATCCAGTACCAGTCATCGCCGTTCCGCATGAGCGCCTTTGTGCCGACGGAAGGCAAGCAGGTCATCCGGGAGCACTACGGCGATTGTAAAGATAAAGCGGCGCTCCTGACGGCGATGCTGGCCTCCGTCGGCGTGAAGTCGGAAATGGTGCTGCTCAGTCCGCGCAACTATGGCGTGACGCCTTATCTTCCGTCGCCCCGGTTCGCTCATGCGATCGCTCTCGTGCAGACGCCCGATGGGCCGCGTTACATAGACGCCACCGCCGACAAGATGGGGTACGGCGATCTGCCGTACGGCGATCAGGATGTGCCGGCGCTGCTCATCGACGACAAAGCGTCGGATCTGACAAAGATCCCGGCGCTGCCGATCGACGACAACGGCATGAACGTCGTTTATACCGGCAAACTCGCCTCCAACGGCGATCTGGATGGTGCGCTGGCGCTGACCGCTACAGGGAACTGGGGATGGGTGCTTCGCTCCGCCTTCCAGTCCGTCACGCGGGACAAACAGGACGATCTCCTGCGCTCCGTGGCGACATCGCTCTTCAAGACGCTCACATACAAGAGCGGCTCCGTGGAGAAGCTGGATGATCCGAATGCGCCTCTGGTCATGAGGATCGCGTATCACGCCGATCACTATGCCAGCGTCGCCGGCAACTTCTTGCTGGCGCCCCTGCCCTGGGGCGCCGGGGGAACGCCGCAGCATCCAGACGATTTGATGAGCAATGGCGAGCGTAAGCAGGATCTGGAGATGGGACTCTCGCGCGGCTCCTATCACAGCACCGTCTCTTTGGAGCTCCCGGCGGGGTACGCCGTGCAGGATCTTCAGCCGCTGGTCGAGCAGAAATCCGACTGGGGGAACTATCGCGCCAATTATCGCGTCGATGGAAATACGCTGTACGCGGATCAGTTGTCGACAGTGACGAGTTATCGGATCGCGGCGGCGGATGTGCCGAAGCTGGTCGAATATCTCAAAACCACGAACAGCGATTCCAGCAAGCAATTCGTGCTCAAAAAGCCCTAG